Genomic segment of Euwallacea fornicatus isolate EFF26 chromosome 11, ASM4011564v1, whole genome shotgun sequence:
ATGCGGGTCCAGGTGAACCCACATCACTTACCCAACGTGAATTTCAACGTCCCAACAGGTGGAAAAATGCGTCGACTTTCGTAAAAATCGCGGTACTATCGGCGAAGCCCACCCATGACTGGGTACGCCATATATGTAAGTCCAGTGTCATATGAATGCTATTCAATGAATCTTTGAGAAGTTTTTCAATGCCAACAACATTGTCATTTTAACCAGCTAATGACTCACTTGTCCCGACGGTACTACCGTGGGACTACCGTCAATAGAAGGCATGTCTTCATTACGGTTTGGTCGCGCACTTTGTCTTGTCGCCGGGTCTGCAATGGCTAATGCGGCATTCCAAGGATTTTAACAGTTTGTCCTGAACATGGAAGCGAATCATGTCAAGTGTGCGAATTCACTTTTGTTTAACTGATAGGAGAGACATTCTCGTTTCTATCGATTAGCAAAACTTACCATACCGCCGCTACATGCTCATTTCGAATAATGAAACTGAAGAACTTGACGCAGAGGTGAATGTACATTTCAAAAACCCCCCAAAGCAacagtttcaaagaaaaaaatttaatttgactaTCGAAATTCGTAATTGCCACCACTGCACCAAGTCGACAGCGTTCTTCACAGAAAATGGctcctaaaataaaataaaattgttgtgATCAAACTTGTTGCTTAATTTTTCCAACGTTAAAGAAATGAATACAGAGCTGAAGGTGCCACTCAAAAACATTCTAAACGATCGTTTTTAACATAGAAATCAATTTTCACTGTTAAATCGTAGAATTGCCACCACTGTATTATTGCATCTTTGAAggtttgcaaaaatatatgcAAATGCCCTTGGATTGTATAGCTATCCTTGTTTATCTTGTGCAGCGCAACAAAGATAAAAGACAGTTTAGTACTCGTGTTGCACTGGGTCACACAGAACTTATGTGCATCATAGGTACACTCGCCCAGtgctaatatacagggtggcccatttaaCACGGTCCacttgaaatatcttgaattgaattttttcttcagagaACCGCGACACACGTCAAGGGGGACATTTTCAGATCATGATTTCGTAGGTGTAGAGCCGTCCCCTTAAACGGGGTGACAaccccttcaagaatcttaaCCGGCACGGGGGATCAAgtggcacatcaaatcaaaggtatttcaattctcttaaatattgagaaaaaaaccgttttgaaacttactaataataaacttaCCAATACtacataaaattatgtttatcatCGATTTCTTAAGATAACGTGATGGGTTTTGTTAGCATTGAACGGGCAGTTTTGTTCCGCGGGAACTTTACCGTGAAATTTGTCGATTCATCCGACAATTCAAAGTGTCATGGTTCACACCACTGCAGAGAAGATTAAAATTGTCACCATCTGTTTCAAAAACAATGGAATAGCCCGAAAAACTGcaggaatttttaatggaaggcaTCCTGGTAAGATTCTAAGTCATCCCTACGTGGCGGACTTAACATCTAAATTCATGGAGGCTGGATCCGTTGCTAACCAAAAACGTGAAAGACGACACATCTTCGCCAGCGAGGCTGCACAGATTGCAATTTTGGGACATATTGAACTGTATCATGTATATCactaaaagtttatttcaagcAACGGAGAATTAGAAGCAACATCAGGTATTCCACGTAGTGGTATTCAGAGGATTTtgttaaagcaaaatttccatCCGTTCAAGATGCATCTCATTCATGAGCTCAATGAAGATGATCCAGATCGGCGTTCACAGTattcagaaaaattgaatgtatGAGCTGGGATTTTGGGAAATCGCATTGTTAGACCTTTTTTTCTACCTGATAACCTGGCGGGTTAATCTTACCTCAATCTGCTTCAGGACTTCATCTATCCTCACTTTGTGGATATCCTTGATCAGATCCCAGAAAACGAtggattttttcaacaaaatggtgCTCCACCACACCATACAGTTCCTATACGTAACTTTTGGATCAACATTTTCCCGAACACTGAATTGGTTGAAGAGGTTTCATTGAATGGCCCCCGagatcgcctgatttaacACCGTTGGACTTCTTCTTATGGGGTCACTTAAAAGCCGTTGtcaaaaaaacgaaatctaTCTCTTGAGAGGACCTTCGACACCGAATAGTGATAGTATGTGGTGAAAAAACTCCCGAAATGCTGCCAAATGTTTGGGAAGGGGTTGCACAAAGACTTTATCGCTGTATGGAAGTAAATGGGTCGCAATTTGAACACataattacataaaatattattaaaaaatcaatttttttcgatttatttcgcCGACGATGTAAAACGGtctttttgtaatatttaaaggtgaagcaaaaaaaaattcaatgtacttgtaaagagaattggaacacctttgatttgatgtgccacTTGACCGCCCGAGCCATTTGAGATTCTTGAAGGGTTTCCCATCTCATTTAGGAGGGGTGACTCTACACCTACCGATTTGTGGTCTAAAAATGTCCCCTTCAAAAGCAAAATCGACGTGTCTGTGGGCTTTCcgatgaaaaaaattccattcaagatatttcaggtggactgttttaaatgggccaccctgtatgggCATAAAGAATTAGATGCGTGGCAGTTCTTTAAGTTGCACGATTAGGGCAGGATGGGGCAAAGCCGACCTAGTAAGCATTTTTAACCATGAGACTTTAAAATAGGGCTCTATCAAATTTTGGTTacataaatttgaagtttacatatgtatataagtTTACATCCATAGATGAGCGTATGATCAAGTATAGGCGTTGGCAGTTTtgttgatttgaaaaaattgagttaTTACGAGTGTCAAAACCGGTGGGGTAAAGTCAATCGGTGTTTTTTTCCGCTGATTTAATGAACGTAGACATGACTTTAATTGAATTGTCTGCCGATGGTAAATagacaaataaatattttcacacCAAATGGAGAacagttattgaaaaaatgttgtcTCTCATTCCCTGGCTTATGTTCGTCGTGTAACAATGCActtgtcaaaaaaaaagtgtaaaaatagCCTGCAATAAATGCAAACGATATGATAATTCAGTGGAATTACTTCAATCGGAATCCTTCAATTTTCATTCTTCATTAACATATCTGTTTGGCACATTTTTCGAAGATGTTGATTGTCTCACTGATGCTCGGCATAGATCGATTACCCCATCATGTGATGGTGGTGATCACACATTAAGCCTGCCAAAGGAATGAAGTGCCCAAATGGAAATGCAAAGATGATATTGGGCTGCCATGGATGTCGTGACCTCATTTCCGCAATTGTAGAAACTTCAGGCGTCTCCGCGATAAGCTCAACTCATGAACTTTTGTCTCCAGACTATGAACTGCTAGACACCAGCAGGGGCAAGTAACTTGCAACACGCACAGCGTGACGTATCTACTTCGTACGCGCCCATGCCTGATGAAACCAACAAGTAGAAACGCGTGTTGCCTAGCTACCCACCATATTGTATTCATATCTCCTCTTCTTTACTCCTTCTATGGACATACTACTAACTTCCTACATTTACCATCTCTTTTAACATTTCTGGATGTTTATcgatttccatgtaaatatacaaattagGAAGGAGCATACACCATCATTGGCATGCAATACTTCTTGACCTTACACAACCCCTTATTTAGCATTAGCAACTCAGGACAAATACAAGGTCCTGACTATGCACACACACCTACATGCAAAACGAATAAAACCCCCAAATAAGCAAGCAATTTCGTAATTACATGTCATCTTTCGATCGAGCAAATGCACAAGTTCTCATGAGATTTCCCCTATAAATATCGTACTCCTTAGCCATGACTACCTCAATTAAACCATCATGTTAACCACCACCAAATGGCTTCTAATGATGTCAGGCACCTGGGTGCTCCCCGTGCAATCTTACCTCAAAATCCCGTACAAAATCTTCCAGATGGTCGTTTGGGTCTCATACATGTGCGGTACATCTCTGTTCTGCGTGAATTTAGTTGTTACCATTGCGGTTGGAGGAGACAATGATGAAGGTACTCTAGGGTCCATCATTAATCATCCTCTTAAAATACCATTCTCTGATCCGATGCAGTAATTGAAGCGATGACTCACGCAATCATGAGCAGCTTACTCACGTTCAAGCATTTGATGTTTATGGCTCCCAATATCACTACACTTCTGAAAATGGTGACTGAAGATGAGTTTGTAGAGGCTAAGGAAAACTTGAAGATTAGGGAAATGGTGATGTGGCACAAGAAGTTTGTTTGGAGGACGAATATCTTCTTCATTGTGACCACTTACGTTGTGGTGTACTGCCTTACCCCCCAAGAAGGTAAACGAACGTAAAATTGTTACGCATATTTTACATTACAAACAATTGTAGTTATCTTAGAGTATTTAGCATCTCGCCAATCCTCCTCCAACGAAACAGAACTCCCTGAAcgtttgatactcttttgggTTCCCTTTGACAAGCAGAAGTACTTTTATCCAACAATGGTGTACCAATTATACCTACTTTTCCAAATAGGGGCTCAAAATTACGCCTCCCTAGGATTACAAATCACCTTAATCACCTACATcattctaaaattcaaaatattgcgGCATTTGATCAGAAACTTCAACAAGGATTCCACCTCAGAGGCGGACATCTTGAGGGTTTTAGGTCAGCTCTCTCACAAGCATCAGATTATCATTGATTTTGTTCAGAAGATGCacacgagcttcaaacttgtGCTTTTAATTGAATACAGTGCTTCGTCATTAATTTTAGCGTCTGCGACCATTCAGATAATACAGGTATGGACATACTTGGTTGGAGCGTAAGCGTAGCAGGAAGATATAAAGGGAATTTTAGGGCAACAAAGTGGCCTTCTTCCTTTTCTATGAATGCTTATTCATGTTCCAGTTGTTTCTGCTTTCGTGGAAATCAGAACAGATAAAAACCCAAAGTCTGATGGTCGGTACCACTCTCTACGAGAGCGACTGGTACCTTTATAATACCAAAGTGAGGCGCATCGTCCTTTTCATGATGCTCAGATCAAACAAAGCGCTGACTTTGAATATTGGGCCCTTCGGGCCGAACACTATGGAGGCAGCTATGACTGTAAGATCACTTCTTCCTGGTTCtcattgattttgatttttgaccGTTTCCAGAGGGTCAAACTCGGCTACTCGTACGTCACACTGATGTCGTCTTAAGCCGGTCCTGAGGAAACTAATAATTGAGATATTAGCCACATAAATAACGCACAGAGCCTTGATCGAACATCGAAGTACTTTTAAGACTCGTGTTTCACCCCCGCAGAACAAGTGCAAACCTGTTCCACCTCCGGGGGCCCCGCCTGAAGATATTTATGTGGTAATTTCATCCCATGTAATTTAGTGGCCCGTTGCAGACGCCATAAatgtttgttatatttttaatgtaatcgCCGCCATAAATCGTCCATTTTTCTTGGTTTGCTTCGGCTGCTGCTTGCAATAGAATAGATTCACAAGCGGTGCTTAAAAGAGTCAATCATAGACGTAATATGGAAATCCGAATGTAATATGTAACAAGGCCTAATCGTATTCAGGAGGAGTGAATAAATGCGCTCTGTTAGATTGATAATGCAATTGATAAATTGCGTCAAGTTTAGATTAAGAGATAGCATTGCTAGAGTTACGGCCACTGTACTTATCTACAAGCGTTTAAGCATTCAGTGAACTTCTTGCTTTTCAACGTTATTTATGACGCCGTCGGCTGCCGGTATTAAATGACGGTAAAAAGCGGAATCGAATACAGCGGATAAATTATGGTAATCCTTCTTTGGTTTGTATAACACTGATTTGTACTTGTCCCTCATGCCAGCGACGTCTGGTTAGTCTTAGAATGGACCCTGCCCGGCAATTTCGGATTCGTAAAGTTTTCGCACATTAAGCCCGCAATAGGAATAGAGCGGTCAAGTGGAAACGCAAAGAGGACATTGGGCTGTCGTGGACGTCGTGACCTCATTTCCGAAATTGTGGAAACTTTAGGCGTGTCCGCGATAGGCTCGACTCATGAACGTTTGCCTGCGCCCCCCCTCCTTCTTTCTTTACACACTATCAACTGTCGGGCACCAGCAGGGGCGACCAACTTGCAACATGCACAGCGTGACGTATCTACTTCGTACGCGCACGTGCCTGATGGGACCAACAAGTAGAAACGCCCGTCGTCGGGCTGCCTGCCATCCCTTATCCATTTCTCCTCTTCTTTACTCCTTCTGTAGACGTGCCGCTAACTTTTCCTACATTTATCGCCTATTTCTAAATTGCTGGTTGTTTATTGATTTCTatgtaaatatacatattaagaGGCAGCATAAATCAACAACTGTATGCAATACTTCTTGACCTTAACCCCTTATTTAGCATTAGCGACTCAGGACAAATCCAAGGTCCTGACTATGCGCACACCTACATGCAAAACGAATCAAACCCCCTAATAAGCAAGCAATTTCGTAATTACATGTCATCTTTTGATCAAGCAAATGCATAAGTTCTCATGAGATTTCCCCTATAAATATCGTACTCCTTAGCCATGCCCACTTCAATTAAACAATCATGTTCACCGTCAGCAAGTGGCTCCTAATGATCACAGGCACTTGGGTGCTCCCCGTGCACTCTTGCCTTAAAATCCCGTACAAAGTCTACCAGATTTACATTTGGATCGTATACTTCTGTGGCGCAATTCTGTTCTGCATAAATTTAGTTGTTACGTTTATGGTTGGAGTACACAGTGATGAAGGTACTCTATGGTCCATCATTAATCATCCTCTTAAAATGTCATTCTCTGGTCCGATGCAGCATTCGAAACGGTGACTCACGCAATCATGAGCAGCTTGCTCACGTTCATGAATTTGAAGTTTATGACACCAGGTATCACTGCACTTGTGAAAGCGGTAACTGAAGATGAGTATGTAGAGGCCAAGGAAAACTTGGAGATTAGGCAAATGGTGCACAGGCACAAGATGTTTGTTGGAAAGATAGATATCTACTTTGTCGTGACCTCTTACCTTGTGATATACTTTCTGGCAGTCCAAGAAggtaaaaaatggaaaatttttacacatattttatgcCACAAATAATTGCAGGTTTAGTggagtatttaaaatttcgcaAAGCCAACCCCAATGCGACAGAAATTCCAGAAcatttaataatgatttgggTGCCCTTTGACACGCAGAAGTACTTTTATCCAACAATGATGTTCCAAATATACCTACTTTTCCAGATAGGGGCTCAAAATTACGCCTCCCTGGCCATGTACATCAGCTTAATGATCTACGCTATtttaaagttcaaaattttgcggCATTTGCTCAGAAACTTCAACAAGAATTGTACCTCAGAGG
This window contains:
- the LOC136342154 gene encoding odorant receptor 22c-like; the encoded protein is MTHAIMSSLLTFKHLMFMAPNITTLLKMVTEDEFVEAKENLKIREMVMWHKKFVWRTNIFFIVTTYVVVYCLTPQEVILEYLASRQSSSNETELPERLILFWVPFDKQKYFYPTMVYQLYLLFQIGAQNYASLGLQITLITYIILKFKILRHLIRNFNKDSTSEADILRVLGQLSHKHQIIIDFVQKMHTSFKLVLLIEYSASSLILASATIQIIQGNKVAFFLFYECLFMFQLFLLSWKSEQIKTQSLMVGTTLYESDWYLYNTKVRRIVLFMMLRSNKALTLNIGPFGPNTMEAAMTRVKLGYSYVTLMSS